A genomic region of Staphylococcus roterodami contains the following coding sequences:
- a CDS encoding ComE operon protein 2: MERIKWEEYFMAQSHLLALRSTCQRLSVGATIVKDNRIIAGGYNGSVAGEVHCIDEGCLIEDGHCIRTIHAEMNALLQCAKQGVSTEGATIYVTHFPCLNCTKSIIQAGIKRIYYAEDYHNHEYATKLLKQSGIEFKKIPFSPEYVAKYLTKG, encoded by the coding sequence TTGGAAAGAATCAAGTGGGAAGAATATTTTATGGCACAAAGTCATTTGTTGGCATTGCGATCAACTTGTCAAAGATTATCTGTAGGCGCAACAATAGTTAAAGATAATCGTATTATAGCTGGTGGATATAATGGCTCTGTAGCCGGTGAAGTACATTGTATTGATGAAGGGTGTTTAATTGAAGATGGGCATTGTATTAGAACGATACATGCTGAAATGAATGCTTTATTACAGTGTGCTAAACAAGGTGTGTCAACAGAAGGTGCTACCATTTATGTTACGCATTTTCCATGCTTAAATTGTACAAAGTCGATAATTCAAGCAGGAATTAAACGCATATATTATGCTGAAGATTATCATAATCATGAATATGCAACTAAATTATTAAAACAATCTGGTATCGAATTCAAAAAGATTCCATTTTCACCAGAATATGTTGCTAAATATTTGACTAAAGGTTAA
- the yhbY gene encoding ribosome assembly RNA-binding protein YhbY, whose translation MLTGKQKRYLRSLAHNIDPIFQIGKGGINENMIQQIDDTLENRELIKVHVLQNNFDDKKELAQTLSEATHSELVQVIGSMIVIYRESKENKEIELP comes from the coding sequence ATGCTTACAGGCAAACAAAAACGATATTTAAGAAGTTTAGCACATAATATTGATCCTATTTTTCAAATTGGAAAAGGCGGTATCAATGAAAATATGATTCAACAAATTGATGATACTTTGGAAAATAGAGAACTAATTAAAGTTCATGTTTTACAAAATAATTTTGATGATAAAAAAGAATTAGCGCAAACATTAAGTGAAGCTACACATAGTGAATTAGTGCAAGTAATTGGTTCAATGATTGTTATTTATAGAGAATCTAAAGAAAATAAAGAGATTGAATTACCATAG
- the rsfS gene encoding ribosome silencing factor — translation MNSQELLTIAVNAVDNKKGEDIISLEMKNISDMTDYFVVTHGNNERQVQAIARAVKEAANEQNVAVKRMEGYNEARWILIDLADVVVHVFHKDERNYYNIEKLYQDAPLESYGQVAY, via the coding sequence ATGAATTCACAAGAATTATTAACAATTGCAGTGAATGCAGTTGACAATAAAAAAGGCGAAGATATTATTTCATTAGAGATGAAAAACATTAGTGATATGACAGATTATTTTGTTGTAACCCATGGAAATAATGAGCGCCAAGTTCAAGCAATTGCTCGAGCTGTTAAAGAAGCGGCTAACGAACAAAATGTTGCAGTAAAACGTATGGAAGGTTACAATGAAGCACGCTGGATTTTAATTGATTTAGCGGATGTAGTAGTTCATGTTTTCCATAAAGATGAAAGAAATTATTATAATATTGAAAAATTATATCAAGATGCACCATTAGAATCTTATGGTCAGGTTGCGTATTAA
- the nadD gene encoding nicotinate (nicotinamide) nucleotide adenylyltransferase, translating to MKKIVLYGGQFNPIHTAHMIVASEVFHELKPDEFYFLPSFMSPLKQHHDFLDVHHRLTMIQLVIDELGFGKICDLEIERGGQSYTYDTIKAFKDLHKESKLYFVIGTDQYDQLEKWYQIEILKEIVTFIVVNRGKNVQNVDSNMIAVQIPRVDISSTMIRQRVKAKKSIQVLVPKSVENYIKGEGLYEH from the coding sequence ATGAAGAAAATTGTACTTTACGGTGGGCAATTTAATCCAATTCATACTGCACATATGATAGTAGCTAGTGAAGTTTTTCATGAACTAAAGCCAGATGAATTTTATTTTTTACCTAGTTTTATGTCACCGTTAAAACAACACCATGATTTTCTTGATGTCCATCATAGATTAACGATGATACAGTTAGTGATTGATGAACTTGGTTTTGGGAAAATATGTGACTTAGAAATTGAACGAGGCGGTCAAAGCTATACTTATGACACAATAAAGGCATTTAAAGATTTACACAAGGAAAGTAAGTTATATTTTGTAATTGGGACGGATCAATATGATCAGTTGGAAAAATGGTATCAAATTGAAATCCTGAAAGAAATTGTGACTTTTATAGTTGTAAATAGAGGTAAAAATGTTCAAAATGTTGATAGCAATATGATTGCCGTTCAGATTCCAAGGGTAGATATAAGTTCTACAATGATAAGACAAAGAGTTAAAGCAAAAAAATCCATCCAAGTTCTTGTTCCTAAATCCGTTGAAAATTATATTAAGGGGGAAGGATTATATGAACATTGA
- a CDS encoding divalent metal cation transporter, whose amino-acid sequence MGRNLKNKQPGTDFEFTKNHKRLLLGSVFLMATSAIGPAFLTQTAVFTSQFFASFAFAILLSIIIDIGAQINIWRILVVTGLRGQEISNKVIPGLGTVISILIAFGGLAFNIGNIAGAGLGLNAIFGLDVKWGAAITAVFAILIFVSKSGQKIMDIVSMILGIVMILVVAYVMFVSNPPYGDAFVHTFAPEHPMKLVLPIITLVGGTVGGYITFAGAHRILDSGIKGKQYLPFVNQSAIAGILTTGVMRTLLFLAVLGVVVTGVTLSADNPPASVFEHAIGPIGKNIFGIVLFAAAMSSVIGSAYTSATFLKTLHKSFNERSNLIVIVFIVISTLIFLFIGKPISLLIIAGAINGWILPITLGAILIASKKKSIVGDYKHPNWMFIFGIVAVLVTILTGIFSFKEVLQLF is encoded by the coding sequence ATGGGGAGAAATTTAAAAAATAAACAGCCTGGAACTGATTTTGAATTTACTAAAAATCATAAAAGGTTATTATTAGGTTCAGTATTCTTAATGGCAACTTCTGCTATTGGTCCAGCATTTTTAACACAAACTGCAGTGTTTACATCGCAATTCTTTGCTAGTTTTGCATTTGCAATTTTATTATCAATCATTATTGATATAGGTGCACAAATTAATATTTGGCGCATTTTAGTAGTGACTGGTTTAAGGGGTCAAGAAATTTCAAATAAAGTTATTCCAGGATTAGGTACTGTAATTTCGATTTTAATTGCTTTTGGTGGACTAGCTTTTAACATTGGTAATATTGCAGGTGCTGGGTTAGGTTTAAATGCCATTTTTGGATTAGATGTAAAATGGGGCGCAGCGATTACTGCAGTGTTTGCAATTTTGATCTTTGTTAGTAAAAGTGGACAAAAGATTATGGACATCGTATCAATGATTCTGGGAATCGTAATGATATTAGTGGTCGCTTATGTAATGTTTGTTTCTAATCCGCCTTATGGTGATGCATTTGTACATACCTTTGCACCAGAACATCCAATGAAATTAGTATTGCCAATTATTACTCTTGTTGGTGGAACTGTAGGTGGTTACATTACTTTTGCGGGCGCACATCGTATTTTAGATTCGGGAATTAAAGGTAAGCAATATTTGCCTTTTGTAAATCAATCAGCAATTGCCGGTATTTTGACTACTGGTGTTATGAGAACTTTATTATTTTTAGCAGTTTTAGGTGTTGTTGTAACAGGTGTTACGTTAAGTGCTGATAACCCACCAGCATCTGTATTTGAACATGCAATCGGTCCAATTGGCAAAAACATATTTGGTATTGTATTATTTGCTGCAGCTATGTCATCCGTAATTGGCTCTGCATATACTAGTGCAACATTTTTAAAAACACTTCATAAATCATTTAACGAAAGAAGTAATTTAATTGTGATTGTGTTTATCGTGATTTCAACATTGATTTTCTTATTCATTGGGAAACCAATCAGTTTATTAATCATTGCTGGAGCGATTAATGGTTGGATATTGCCTATTACGTTAGGTGCGATATTAATTGCTAGTAAAAAGAAATCAATTGTCGGCGATTATAAGCACCCAAATTGGATGTTCATATTTGGTATCGTTGCAGTACTTGTTACAATATTGACGGGGATATTCTCATTCAAAGAAGTGCTCCAGTTGTTTTAA
- the pxpA gene encoding 5-oxoprolinase subunit PxpA: MRVDLNCDLGEAYGNYSFGGDHQIIPLITSANIACGFHAGDENVMSETVKLAKEHNVAIGAHPGLPDLKGFGRRNMDISLDEIYNLMIYQLGALQGFCQINQVRISHVKPHGALYQMGAKDKAIARVIAQAVYDFDPSLVLVGLANSFLISEAKDVGLITASEVFADRRYEDNGQLVSRRESNAVITDTEEALNQVLKMVKENKVISKNNKEITLQADTICVHGDGAHALDFVTKIRKILTKEGIDIQSL; the protein is encoded by the coding sequence ATGCGAGTCGATTTGAATTGTGATTTAGGAGAAGCTTATGGAAATTATTCCTTTGGCGGTGATCATCAAATTATTCCATTAATTACAAGTGCAAATATTGCTTGTGGTTTTCATGCAGGTGATGAAAATGTAATGAGTGAAACTGTTAAGCTAGCTAAAGAACATAACGTTGCTATAGGCGCACATCCAGGTTTACCTGATTTAAAGGGGTTTGGTAGACGAAATATGGATATATCTTTAGATGAAATTTATAATCTGATGATTTATCAATTAGGTGCATTACAAGGATTTTGTCAAATTAATCAAGTTAGAATAAGTCACGTAAAGCCACATGGGGCGTTATATCAAATGGGAGCAAAAGATAAAGCGATTGCAAGAGTGATTGCACAAGCTGTGTATGACTTTGATCCCTCATTAGTCTTAGTTGGCTTGGCAAATTCATTTTTAATTTCTGAAGCAAAAGATGTTGGGCTCATTACTGCATCTGAAGTTTTTGCTGATAGACGATATGAGGATAATGGACAGTTAGTTAGTAGGAGAGAAAGTAATGCGGTTATCACTGATACTGAAGAAGCATTAAATCAAGTTTTGAAAATGGTCAAAGAAAATAAAGTCATATCGAAAAATAACAAAGAAATAACGTTACAAGCAGATACCATTTGTGTGCATGGTGATGGTGCTCATGCTTTAGATTTTGTAACAAAAATAAGAAAAATATTAACGAAAGAAGGCATTGATATTCAATCCTTATAG
- the yqeK gene encoding bis(5'-nucleosyl)-tetraphosphatase (symmetrical) YqeK: MNIEKAKRLAKEKLPEKRFNHSLRVAETAVKLADIYDGDANKAELAGVLHDLCKYDDLGKMYQIVRQYELGNDLLSYGSEILHGPVCAAIMEHEYGIHDEEVLMAIKYHTTGRQQMTKTEKLIFIADYIEPGRTIPGVEDIRDMAYNQGSLDKTIYEISKRTVLFLIQKDITVYNKTIDCLNYYNYSDERIKDD; encoded by the coding sequence ATGAACATTGAAAAAGCTAAACGGCTTGCCAAAGAAAAATTGCCCGAAAAACGCTTCAATCATTCTTTAAGAGTGGCAGAAACAGCAGTTAAACTTGCTGATATTTATGATGGAGATGCTAATAAAGCAGAATTAGCAGGTGTCTTACATGATTTATGTAAGTATGATGACTTAGGAAAAATGTATCAAATTGTTAGACAATATGAATTAGGCAATGATTTACTAAGTTATGGTAGTGAAATCTTGCATGGCCCGGTATGTGCAGCGATTATGGAGCATGAATATGGTATTCATGATGAGGAAGTTTTGATGGCAATTAAGTATCATACTACAGGTCGTCAACAAATGACAAAAACTGAAAAATTGATTTTTATTGCCGATTATATCGAACCTGGAAGAACAATACCAGGAGTTGAGGATATCCGAGATATGGCATACAATCAAGGTAGTTTAGATAAAACAATTTATGAAATTTCTAAACGAACAGTATTATTTTTAATTCAAAAAGACATTACAGTATATAATAAGACAATTGATTGTTTAAATTATTACAATTATAGCGACGAAAGAATAAAGGATGATTAA
- a CDS encoding YqeG family HAD IIIA-type phosphatase yields the protein MGLVRKFFMPNSYVQSIFQIDLDKLVDKGVKGIITDLDNTLVGWDVKEPTERVKAWFKEANEKGITITIVSNNNESRVASFSKHLDIDFIFRARKPMGKAFDKAMTKMNIKPDETVVIGDQMLTDVFGGNRRGLYTIMVVPVKRTDGFITKFNRLIERRLLRHFSKKGYITWEEN from the coding sequence ATGGGTTTAGTTCGCAAGTTTTTTATGCCTAATTCATATGTTCAGTCTATATTTCAAATTGATTTAGATAAGTTAGTTGATAAAGGTGTGAAAGGTATCATAACAGATTTAGATAATACATTAGTAGGTTGGGATGTAAAAGAACCTACAGAACGTGTTAAAGCTTGGTTTAAAGAAGCTAATGAAAAAGGAATCACTATTACAATCGTGTCTAATAACAACGAATCACGTGTTGCGAGTTTTAGTAAGCACTTAGATATAGATTTTATATTTAGAGCAAGAAAACCAATGGGTAAAGCATTTGATAAAGCAATGACTAAAATGAATATTAAGCCGGATGAAACAGTTGTCATTGGAGATCAAATGCTTACAGATGTATTTGGTGGGAATCGTCGAGGATTATATACAATTATGGTAGTTCCAGTAAAACGTACTGATGGATTTATTACTAAGTTTAATAGGTTGATCGAAAGACGATTATTGCGTCATTTTAGTAAAAAAGGTTATATCACATGGGAGGAAAATTGA
- the mtnN gene encoding 5'-methylthioadenosine/S-adenosylhomocysteine nucleosidase, with the protein MIGIIGAMEEEVTILKNKLTQLSGISIAHVKFYTGILQEKEVVITQSGIGKVNAAISTTLLINKFKPDIIINTGSAGALDESLNVGDVLISDDLKYHDADATAFGYEFGQIPQMPATFESSKSLIEKVSQVVQQQQLSAKVGLIVSGDSFIGSVEQRQKIKKVFPNAMAVEMEATAIAQTCYQFKVPFVVVRAVSDLANGEAEISFEAFLEKAAVSSSQTVEALVSQL; encoded by the coding sequence ATGATTGGTATAATTGGTGCCATGGAAGAAGAAGTTACAATATTAAAAAATAAATTAACACAATTAAGCGGGATTTCAATTGCACATGTTAAATTTTATACTGGCATTTTACAAGAAAAAGAAGTAGTGATTACCCAAAGTGGAATTGGAAAGGTTAATGCTGCAATTTCTACAACATTATTAATCAATAAATTCAAACCTGATATTATTATTAATACTGGTTCGGCAGGTGCACTAGATGAAAGTCTGAATGTTGGTGACGTGCTTATTAGTGATGATTTAAAATATCATGATGCAGATGCAACAGCATTTGGTTATGAATTTGGTCAAATACCACAGATGCCAGCTACTTTTGAATCAAGTAAATCTTTAATTGAAAAAGTATCTCAAGTTGTACAACAACAACAATTATCAGCTAAAGTAGGCTTGATAGTGAGTGGGGATAGCTTTATTGGTAGTGTAGAACAACGTCAGAAGATTAAAAAAGTATTTCCAAATGCTATGGCGGTTGAAATGGAAGCAACAGCAATTGCGCAAACATGTTATCAGTTCAAAGTACCGTTTGTTGTTGTGAGAGCTGTTTCTGACTTGGCAAATGGAGAAGCTGAAATTAGTTTTGAAGCATTTTTAGAAAAAGCAGCAGTATCATCTAGTCAAACAGTTGAAGCATTAGTTTCTCAATTATAA
- a CDS encoding helix-hairpin-helix domain-containing protein → MYQFLLRYKDFFNQWKVYIISAIVSFILLAGFIFWRQDHQLQNNKVNNNDASFKQLNTYNNNTKLVEDQNKDSDKLIKNKGPIYVDVKGAIKHPNVYKMSPTDRVIDLLNKAELLEDADVSQINLSEKLTDQKMIYIPRKGQKNIESQLGTNKSQVNQSNTNVKVNLNTASASELMSVPGVGQTKANSIIEHRNQQGAFQDIEELKKVKGFGSKTFEKLKSYFTI, encoded by the coding sequence TTGTATCAATTTTTATTACGATATAAAGATTTTTTTAATCAATGGAAGGTCTACATTATAAGTGCTATAGTGTCATTTATTTTATTAGCAGGATTTATTTTCTGGCGACAAGATCATCAGTTACAAAATAATAAAGTTAATAATAATGATGCATCATTTAAACAGCTTAATACTTATAATAACAACACTAAATTAGTTGAAGATCAAAATAAAGATAGTGACAAACTCATTAAAAATAAAGGTCCTATATATGTAGATGTAAAGGGTGCTATTAAACATCCGAATGTTTATAAAATGTCACCTACGGATAGAGTGATTGATTTACTAAATAAAGCAGAGTTGTTAGAAGATGCAGATGTAAGTCAAATTAATTTATCCGAAAAATTAACAGATCAAAAAATGATTTATATTCCACGCAAAGGTCAAAAAAATATTGAATCACAGCTTGGAACAAATAAATCACAAGTTAATCAATCAAATACCAATGTCAAAGTGAATTTAAATACAGCCTCCGCTTCAGAGTTAATGTCAGTGCCAGGTGTGGGTCAAACTAAAGCGAACTCTATTATAGAGCATCGTAATCAGCAAGGTGCATTTCAAGATATTGAAGAGTTGAAGAAAGTAAAAGGTTTCGGCAGTAAGACTTTCGAAAAACTGAAATCATACTTTACAATATAA
- a CDS encoding Fic family protein, which produces MSYRTLKSIFHEYNEIKMKDEYYKRINSLASFKTNININPMENGKKVVNKKYPLFFMVTKNLSKKQELISVNSRRIDRALNSVPYIVREQYFNDLLIDELQSTNEIENVFSTKKEIAHALNNKSSEFLKFRGLVDQYKEIELSQKIRISSVRDIREIYDKLVSREINEQDKLDGDLFRKNFVGVHDGSTNKYIHVGLEPETKIIEYIGEMLTFLKYFDAPEPFKIMASHYLFEYIHPFYDGNGRVGRFIIAKLLSDYYDNYTALTFSYVINRNKSKYYKAFMTASNHLNCGDLTGFIEIMLDLLIVGQDRILDDLMPKMDATEKLTSYLANHYKKVDYEFLYLLSMDKLFSNKRNRLSLIDIENILGVGRVKINNTIKKYNQYLVKVKSRPTIYEISDEFLHMIIR; this is translated from the coding sequence TTGAGCTATAGAACTTTAAAAAGTATTTTTCATGAATACAATGAAATCAAAATGAAAGATGAGTATTACAAAAGAATTAATTCTTTAGCTTCATTCAAAACTAATATCAATATTAACCCTATGGAAAATGGGAAAAAAGTTGTAAATAAGAAGTATCCTTTGTTTTTCATGGTTACTAAAAACTTATCAAAAAAGCAAGAATTAATATCTGTAAATAGTAGAAGAATCGATAGAGCACTAAATTCTGTACCGTATATAGTTAGAGAACAATATTTTAACGATTTATTAATTGATGAGTTACAAAGTACTAATGAAATTGAAAATGTATTTAGTACAAAAAAAGAAATTGCACATGCACTAAATAATAAATCATCAGAATTTTTAAAGTTTAGAGGACTAGTAGACCAATATAAAGAAATTGAACTTAGTCAGAAAATAAGAATCTCTAGTGTTAGAGACATTAGAGAAATATATGATAAATTAGTTTCGAGAGAAATAAATGAACAAGATAAGTTAGATGGGGATTTATTCCGTAAAAATTTTGTTGGAGTGCATGATGGATCGACGAATAAATATATACATGTAGGTTTAGAACCAGAAACCAAAATTATTGAATATATTGGTGAAATGCTGACGTTTTTAAAATATTTTGATGCACCCGAACCTTTTAAAATTATGGCTAGTCATTATTTGTTTGAATACATTCATCCATTTTATGATGGTAATGGTAGAGTTGGAAGATTTATAATAGCAAAGCTTTTAAGTGACTATTATGATAACTATACTGCGTTGACATTTTCGTATGTAATTAATAGAAATAAATCGAAATATTATAAGGCGTTTATGACTGCTTCAAATCATTTGAATTGTGGTGATTTGACAGGATTTATTGAGATTATGCTTGATTTATTAATAGTTGGACAAGATAGAATACTCGATGATTTGATGCCTAAAATGGATGCGACTGAAAAATTAACAAGCTATTTGGCAAATCATTATAAAAAGGTTGACTATGAATTTTTGTATCTCTTATCAATGGATAAATTATTTAGTAATAAAAGGAATAGATTATCTTTGATTGATATTGAAAACATATTGGGCGTTGGTAGAGTTAAAATTAATAACACAATAAAAAAATACAATCAGTATTTAGTTAAAGTTAAAAGTAGGCCAACAATTTATGAGATTAGTGACGAGTTTTTACATATGATTATAAGATAA
- the aroE gene encoding shikimate dehydrogenase: MKFAVIGSPIEHSLSPSMHNANFKTLGLDYTYDALNIPIEDFHLIKEIISKKELNGFNVTIPHKERIMPYLDSIDEQAINAGAVNTVLIKEGKWIGYNTDGIGYVKGLYQVYPDLENAYILILGAGGASKGIAYELSKIVKHKLTVANRTMSRFESWNLDVNQITLNDAEMHLDEFDIVINTTPAGMAENNESIIELKHLSQNSLVSDIVYIPYKTPILVKAEQKGNSIYNGLDMFVYQGAESFKIWTGKEADINCMKLAVLEKLKGE, from the coding sequence ATGAAATTTGCAGTTATCGGTAGTCCAATTGAGCATTCCTTATCACCGTCGATGCATAATGCAAACTTTAAGACTTTAGGGTTAGACTATACTTATGATGCTCTAAATATTCCTATTGAGGATTTTCATTTAATTAAAGAAATTATTTCTAAAAAAGAATTAAATGGCTTCAATGTTACAATTCCACATAAAGAACGTATCATGCCATATCTAGATAGTATTGATGAACAAGCAATTAATGCAGGTGCTGTAAATACTGTTTTGATAAAAGAAGGTAAGTGGATAGGGTATAATACAGATGGTATTGGTTATGTTAAAGGTTTATACCAAGTTTATCCAGACTTAGAGAATGCGTATATTTTAATTTTGGGTGCAGGTGGTGCAAGTAAAGGCATCGCTTATGAATTATCTAAAATTGTAAAGCATAAATTGACAGTCGCGAATAGAACAATGTCTCGTTTTGAATCTTGGAATTTAGATGTGAATCAAATTACTTTAAACGATGCTGAAATGCATTTAGACGAATTTGATATTGTGATTAATACTACCCCAGCAGGTATGGCAGAAAATAATGAAAGTATTATCGAATTGAAGCATCTTTCTCAGAATTCATTAGTAAGTGATATCGTTTATATACCTTATAAAACACCAATCTTAGTAAAAGCAGAACAAAAAGGAAATTCTATTTATAATGGATTAGACATGTTTGTTTATCAAGGTGCTGAAAGTTTTAAAATATGGACAGGTAAAGAAGCTGATATTAACTGTATGAAATTAGCAGTTTTAGAAAAATTAAAAGGAGAATAA
- a CDS encoding class I SAM-dependent methyltransferase translates to MSQYAEMSLVYDQLTQDQPYEKWYELVANNCENGSNILDIGCGTGSLTVQLVNLGQVTGMDLSIDMLTVASQKSTSVNWIEGDMTSFDLQQKFDVITIFCDSLNYLQDENAVIETFKNVYNHLNDSGVFMFDVHTVHKMMTLFNNQSYIDNRDGIFLAWDAIQGDLPLSVYHDMSFFIRNEDQTYSRFDESHFQRTFEEATYLKWLTEIGFNHIKTFTDFDENEHNEHADRLFFIVKK, encoded by the coding sequence ATGTCACAATATGCAGAAATGAGTTTAGTGTATGATCAATTAACACAAGATCAACCTTATGAGAAATGGTATGAACTTGTTGCAAATAATTGCGAGAATGGATCAAATATTTTGGACATTGGTTGTGGAACAGGGAGTTTGACTGTTCAATTAGTAAATTTAGGTCAAGTGACGGGCATGGATTTAAGCATAGATATGTTAACTGTTGCGTCTCAAAAATCAACAAGTGTTAATTGGATTGAAGGAGACATGACTTCTTTTGATTTGCAACAAAAATTTGATGTTATCACAATTTTTTGTGACTCTCTAAACTATTTGCAAGATGAGAATGCTGTAATTGAGACATTTAAAAATGTATATAATCATTTGAATGATTCTGGAGTATTTATGTTTGATGTACATACAGTACACAAAATGATGACATTGTTTAATAATCAAAGTTATATTGATAATAGGGACGGAATCTTTCTGGCATGGGATGCGATACAAGGTGATTTACCTTTAAGTGTGTATCACGATATGTCATTTTTCATACGAAATGAAGACCAAACATATTCTAGATTTGACGAGTCACATTTCCAAAGGACATTCGAAGAAGCAACTTATTTAAAATGGTTGACAGAAATTGGATTCAATCATATTAAAACTTTTACAGACTTTGATGAAAATGAACATAATGAACATGCAGATAGATTATTTTTTATTGTCAAAAAATAA
- the yqeH gene encoding ribosome biogenesis GTPase YqeH has translation MSDILKCIGCGAPLQSEDKNKPGFVPEHNLFRDDVICRRCFRLKNYNEVQDVGLESEDFLKLLSGLADKKGIVVNVVDVFDFEGSFINAVKRIVGNKKIILAANKLDLLPKQINKRRVKEWLKRTARKYGLEADDVVLISAEKGWGIDDLLSSIAKVRENEDVYIVGTTNVGKSTLINKLIEASVGEKDVVTTSRFPGTTLDMIDIPLDETSFMFDTPGIIQDHQMTHLVSEKELKIIMPKKEIKQRVYQLNEEQTLFFGGLARIDYVSGGKRPLVCFFSNELNIHRTKTEKANDLWRNQLGELLTPPSNPQNFDLNEVKAVRLETGKEKRDVMISGLGFITIGPGAKVIVRVPKNVDVVLRNSIL, from the coding sequence TTGTCAGATATTTTAAAATGTATCGGTTGTGGTGCACCACTTCAATCTGAAGATAAAAATAAACCTGGTTTTGTACCAGAACATAATCTGTTCCGAGATGACGTGATTTGTAGACGTTGTTTCCGATTGAAAAATTATAATGAAGTTCAAGATGTAGGGTTAGAAAGCGAAGACTTTTTAAAATTATTATCAGGTCTTGCGGATAAAAAAGGTATTGTCGTTAATGTTGTTGATGTATTTGACTTTGAAGGGTCTTTTATTAATGCAGTCAAACGCATTGTCGGAAATAAAAAGATTATTTTAGCGGCAAATAAATTAGATTTATTACCGAAGCAAATTAATAAGCGTCGAGTTAAAGAATGGTTAAAACGAACTGCTAGAAAATATGGATTAGAAGCAGATGATGTCGTGTTAATTTCAGCAGAAAAAGGCTGGGGTATCGATGATTTATTAAGCTCAATTGCGAAAGTAAGAGAAAATGAAGATGTTTATATTGTAGGAACAACAAATGTAGGGAAATCAACGTTAATCAATAAATTAATTGAAGCAAGCGTCGGTGAGAAAGATGTAGTAACAACATCAAGATTCCCAGGAACAACTTTGGATATGATTGATATACCTCTAGACGAAACTTCATTTATGTTCGATACACCAGGAATTATCCAAGACCATCAAATGACTCATTTAGTGAGTGAAAAAGAATTGAAAATTATTATGCCTAAAAAAGAAATCAAGCAACGTGTTTATCAGTTAAATGAAGAACAAACATTATTCTTTGGTGGATTAGCGAGAATTGATTATGTATCAGGTGGCAAGCGCCCATTAGTTTGTTTCTTTTCAAATGAATTGAATATACATCGAACGAAAACAGAAAAAGCAAATGATTTATGGCGTAATCAATTAGGTGAATTATTAACGCCACCAAGTAATCCTCAAAATTTTGACCTTAATGAAGTTAAAGCTGTTAGACTTGAAACTGGTAAAGAAAAGCGAGATGTGATGATTTCTGGTCTTGGATTTATAACTATTGGACCGGGAGCAAAAGTTATTGTTCGTGTTCCTAAAAATGTCGATGTAGTATTAAGAAATTCTATTTTGTAA